Proteins encoded by one window of Sardina pilchardus chromosome 7, fSarPil1.1, whole genome shotgun sequence:
- the ptges3a gene encoding prostaglandin E synthase 3, with product MQSAGAKWYDRRDAVFVEFCVEDSKDVQVKFEPSKFIFSCVGGTDNAKHLNEVDLFGAIDPNDSKHKRTDRSVLCCLRKSEVGKSWPRLTKEKAKLNWLSVDFNNWKDWEDDSDEEFSNYDRFSEMMNNMGGEDDLPDVDPADDEDSADSDDEKMPDLE from the exons at GCAGTCAGCTGGTGCTAAGTGGTATGACAGAAGGGATGCAGTCTTTGTGGAATTTTGTGTAGAAGACAGCAAAGATGTCCAAGTAAAATTCGAGCCATCAAAATTTATTTTCAG CTGTGTTGGGGGAACAGATAACGCTAAACACCTAAATGAGGTTGATCTCTTTGGCGCAATTGACCCAAAT GACTCAAAGCACAAGCGCACAGAcaggtctgtgttgtgttgtctacGGAAGTCTGAGGTTGGGAAGTCATGGCCTCGACTAACAAAAGAAAAGGCAAAG CTCAATTGGCTCAGCGTGGACTTCAATAACTGGAAGGACTGGGAAGATGACTCTGATGAAGAATTCTCCAATTACGATCGCTTCTCAGAG ATGATGAACAACATGGGAGGGGAAGATGATCTACCAGATGTGGATCCTGCAGATGAT GAGGACTCTGCTGATAGTGATGATGAAA AGATGCCTGACCTGGAGTAA